From a single Parafrankia discariae genomic region:
- a CDS encoding cobalt-precorrin-5B (C(1))-methyltransferase produces MGTEPAADPAPVASTASDREPVGGRSGRRSGADRGTLRYGWTTGACATAAATAAYTALLTGEFPDPVTITLPGGARPAFALARESLGPYSATVAVIKDAGDDPDVTHGAVVTASVRRGSPGTGVVFRAGAGVGTVTRPGLPLGVGEPAINPVPRRMMRAAVAEVAAAHGIGLEAGPGPDAVDIEIEIGVDGGAELATRTWNPRLGILGGLSILGTTGIVVPYSCSAWIDSIRRGIDVARAAGHRHVAACTGSTSEQVARERYGLPDDALLDMGDFAGAVLKYLRRHPIPRLTVVGGVGKLAKLAAGHLDLHSGRSHVDLAGLAALAGSAGAGADLQAAVLGANTALGALRVCATAGIALGDLVAADAHGTAREVLREAPVTVDVLVIDRAGTVVGYSDGTRGPGSKPD; encoded by the coding sequence GTGGGGACGGAACCGGCCGCCGACCCGGCTCCCGTGGCTTCCACGGCTTCCGACCGGGAGCCCGTCGGCGGGCGGTCGGGCCGGCGGTCCGGTGCCGACCGCGGCACGCTCCGGTACGGCTGGACCACCGGCGCCTGTGCGACGGCGGCGGCGACGGCCGCGTACACCGCCCTGCTGACCGGCGAGTTCCCCGATCCGGTGACCATCACCCTGCCCGGCGGGGCCCGGCCGGCGTTCGCGCTGGCCCGGGAGTCGCTCGGGCCGTACTCGGCCACCGTGGCCGTGATCAAGGATGCCGGGGACGACCCCGACGTCACCCACGGCGCCGTCGTGACGGCGTCGGTCCGTCGCGGGTCGCCGGGAACCGGAGTGGTGTTCCGGGCCGGCGCGGGAGTGGGCACGGTGACCAGGCCGGGCCTTCCGCTGGGGGTGGGGGAGCCTGCGATCAACCCGGTGCCCCGCCGGATGATGCGCGCCGCCGTCGCCGAGGTCGCCGCGGCCCACGGCATCGGTCTGGAGGCGGGTCCGGGGCCGGACGCCGTCGACATCGAGATCGAGATCGGTGTGGACGGCGGAGCGGAGCTCGCGACCCGCACCTGGAATCCGCGGCTGGGGATCCTCGGGGGGCTGTCGATCCTCGGCACCACCGGAATAGTCGTCCCCTATTCATGTTCCGCGTGGATAGACAGCATTCGCCGTGGCATCGACGTGGCCCGTGCGGCGGGGCACCGGCATGTGGCCGCGTGCACCGGCAGCACCTCGGAACAGGTCGCCCGCGAGCGGTACGGCCTTCCCGACGACGCCCTGCTCGACATGGGTGACTTCGCCGGAGCCGTGCTGAAGTACCTGCGGCGGCACCCGATCCCGCGGCTGACGGTCGTCGGCGGGGTCGGCAAGCTGGCGAAACTCGCTGCCGGGCACCTCGACCTGCACTCGGGCCGCTCGCACGTCGACCTCGCCGGTCTCGCCGCGCTCGCCGGCTCCGCCGGAGCGGGCGCGGATCTTCAGGCCGCGGTCCTCGGGGCCAACACCGCCCTCGGAGCGCTGCGGGTCTGCGCCACCGCGGGGATAGCTCTCGGTGATCTCGTCGCCGCCGACGCCCACGGGACCGCCCGCGAGGTTCTGCGCGAGGCGCCGGTGACGGTCGACGTCCTCGTCATCGACCGGGCCGGAACGGTGGTGGGGTATTCGGACGGGACCCGCGGACCGGGGTCGAAACCGGATTGA
- a CDS encoding precorrin-8X methylmutase, which yields MTGYLRDADEIYRLSFATIRAEADLTGLPADLAHVVVRMIHSCGMVDLVRDVEFSPGVAAAARSALAAGAPVLCDTAMVAAGVIRRRLPADNPVVCTLADPGVPELARRSGTTRTAAAVELWRDRLDGAVVVVGNAPTALFRLLELVEDGAGRPAAVVGAPVGFVGAAESKQALVAHPSGLEHLVVRGRRGGSAMAAAAVNALARDED from the coding sequence ATGACCGGCTACCTGCGCGACGCCGACGAGATCTACCGCCTGTCGTTCGCGACGATCCGCGCCGAGGCGGACCTGACCGGCCTGCCCGCCGACCTCGCCCACGTCGTCGTACGAATGATCCACTCCTGCGGGATGGTCGACCTCGTGCGTGACGTCGAGTTCTCTCCCGGGGTGGCCGCCGCGGCGCGGTCGGCGCTCGCCGCCGGCGCGCCGGTGCTCTGCGACACGGCGATGGTCGCCGCCGGGGTGATCCGCCGCCGGCTGCCCGCGGACAATCCCGTCGTCTGCACGCTCGCGGACCCCGGGGTGCCGGAGCTCGCGCGGCGCTCGGGAACCACCCGCACCGCCGCCGCGGTGGAGCTGTGGCGCGACCGTCTCGACGGGGCGGTGGTGGTCGTCGGCAACGCCCCGACCGCGCTGTTCCGCCTGCTCGAGCTGGTCGAGGACGGCGCCGGTCGCCCGGCCGCCGTCGTCGGGGCGCCGGTCGGCTTCGTCGGGGCGGCGGAGTCCAAGCAGGCCCTGGTCGCCCACCCGAGCGGGCTCGAGCACCTTGTGGTCCGGGGCCGGCGTGGCGGGAGCGCGATGGCCGCGGCGGCCGTGAACGCCCTCGCCCGCGACGAGGACTGA
- a CDS encoding AAA domain-containing protein: MSALDLVKSRSLRLLDYLAALATDLRGAPRRRLAEYSPVPVLPRDVPVHAAVRLGPGETRASWLEVGKVAVPEPPRVPRELYPYIGGVAVLPAAPPALPVDLPERAAGRGEDPAAVTRAHARWVHDSWQPWAAPARAAHAARHLYERLFDLRLRHAADTAGLQLVWGHSVLSWQPAAAAGAEQVIVEHPLLLTPVRVEVDQDTGLIRVSPDGSTTLETDPVRGLEAPELRSLPGLRDRLRTDPPDVWDPAELAELHDQLVAPLGLDAAVLPGPDLPSPGRDARVVDTWALFLRPRPATGARFYSELREAMAELDFLPEAVAAVVAPDALVTEALAEARHGPAGAGDPDPIGRGADDGWAATGARLLMPLPTNDDQERVATQLATSRGVTVQGPPGTGKSHTIANLVCHLVAHGRRVLVTAQDEQALVVLREKIPAELRHLSVAVLGSSQADIEELRASVVEIQAAVADVDLRTETRQVAGLAAELDAARSRTRALELELVELLRGEEREFELPHGRARAADVSEWLARNERELGRIPDRLDPAAPVPLRPDELADLVTLARRIPPDEAAAAGRSLPDPTALPGATALSALFHRLAELGSGVAEAERAGLTATAVDRLGEAGLAQLRAEALAGAAALRAVEEPWLVTLRDQCGSSPRLADFWRGQAAELAAAVTALHALHGRVFGHTAQVPGGDPRDQLRLLGELRERLAGGRGLPRFGGRELREFAERLIVDGYPARTVADLDIAAAMIEARVRSAAALTRQADIAVQLGAPPLAEGPGGGEAGVFVTLPALDAVSAAMAAALDWDRGPGPALAGRLRAVFPALPDRPTAADLLGHAELLELAGARIAQRAAEAELAGLAELLRIGRHAPEASVLWSELAEALRSRDPDAWARVLEESARLCALRPAVRRRAELADRLAAVAPRWAGLILADLGDASTCGDPGQLTGLWRWRQAESWLDDLHSGADVPALQRRLDDATESVHRLVLEVARRSARLALANNLGPEQRQALTGWVQALSRIGKGTGRFAGRWRAEARGHMTAAMGAVPIWIMPIHRVMESFDPRVNDPFDVVIVDESSQCDVLSLGVLSLGRKAVVVGDDQQTSPSAVGIPRDRVFALIEDHLPDVAHRSLLDVEASLYDTATRVFPRTVVLKEHFRCLPEIIGFSNRFYDHQILPLRETPEVTVGPPLRPVRVAGGGRAPGRFGDANAVEAAAVVDQVVDCCADPAYDGMTFGVVTLLGAGQPRLIEHSLVEKLGEEEYVRRRIRVGDPYQFQGDERDVIFVSVVADDNRSAATRRRDMQRVNVAASRARDQLWVFHTVAPETLRDDDVRRQLIEYMYAARAPGEVARLQDLCESEFERAVLREILARGFRVRPQHPVGRFRIDLVIEGESARIAVECDGDRYHGPEQWEADLRRQRVLERLGWTFWRIRGSEFYRHPARTLDGLWRRLDQLGIRPAPVSPTPPDPAPRVPWAPIAPTVPTARIAPDTQPTAGTPPTANIPPAANIPPTAGTPVGPTGPGVPPGVPYQRPEPPGETTGTGPVRAEPTSHTGLRSVGAGSAVPAGYRHAGWVRPEEAAAVLDALALARDVPVGATGGRARIVALDPCDLLLAHPELAASSGSGGGEVEPQPAAAVLLRPRPGPNAGGRRITWLSEREARAVLRAADRRRDQPVDVSDRTGTGPGAPAGPGGSTRTGLVQYFPEESEVARRYGSVTRLLRAEPANG, from the coding sequence ATGTCCGCCCTCGACCTGGTCAAGAGCCGTTCGCTCCGCCTGCTCGACTATCTGGCCGCGCTCGCCACCGACCTGCGCGGTGCGCCGCGCCGCCGCCTGGCCGAGTACTCGCCGGTGCCGGTGCTGCCGCGTGACGTGCCGGTGCACGCGGCCGTACGGCTCGGGCCCGGCGAGACGCGGGCCAGCTGGCTGGAGGTCGGCAAGGTCGCCGTGCCGGAGCCACCGCGGGTCCCCCGGGAGCTTTATCCCTACATCGGCGGGGTGGCGGTGCTGCCGGCGGCACCGCCGGCGCTGCCGGTCGATCTGCCCGAGCGGGCGGCCGGGCGCGGTGAGGATCCCGCCGCCGTCACCCGCGCCCATGCCCGGTGGGTTCATGATTCCTGGCAGCCCTGGGCGGCGCCGGCCCGGGCGGCACACGCCGCCCGGCACCTCTACGAGCGGCTGTTCGACCTCCGGTTGCGGCACGCCGCCGACACCGCCGGGCTGCAGCTCGTCTGGGGCCACTCGGTGCTGAGCTGGCAGCCGGCCGCGGCGGCCGGTGCCGAGCAGGTGATCGTCGAGCACCCCCTCCTGCTGACTCCCGTGCGGGTCGAGGTCGATCAGGACACCGGCCTCATCCGGGTGTCGCCGGACGGTTCGACCACACTGGAGACCGATCCGGTGCGGGGCCTGGAGGCACCGGAGCTCCGGTCGCTGCCCGGCCTGCGCGACCGGCTGCGCACGGACCCGCCGGACGTATGGGATCCGGCCGAGCTCGCCGAGCTCCACGACCAGCTGGTCGCGCCGCTCGGGCTGGACGCCGCCGTCCTGCCCGGGCCTGACCTGCCGTCCCCGGGGCGGGACGCCCGCGTCGTCGACACATGGGCGTTGTTCCTGCGGCCGCGGCCCGCCACCGGCGCGCGTTTCTACAGCGAGCTGCGCGAGGCGATGGCCGAGCTCGACTTCCTGCCCGAGGCGGTCGCCGCCGTCGTCGCACCGGACGCGCTGGTCACCGAGGCGCTCGCCGAGGCCCGCCACGGGCCTGCCGGCGCCGGGGACCCGGATCCGATCGGCCGCGGCGCCGACGACGGCTGGGCGGCGACCGGGGCCCGGCTGCTCATGCCACTGCCCACCAACGACGACCAGGAGCGGGTGGCGACCCAGCTGGCGACGTCCCGCGGCGTCACCGTGCAGGGCCCGCCGGGCACGGGCAAGAGCCACACCATCGCCAACCTGGTGTGTCACCTGGTGGCGCACGGGCGCCGGGTGCTCGTGACCGCGCAGGACGAGCAGGCGCTGGTGGTCCTGCGGGAGAAGATCCCCGCCGAGCTGCGGCATCTCTCCGTCGCCGTTCTCGGTTCCAGCCAGGCCGACATCGAGGAGCTGCGTGCCTCGGTGGTGGAGATCCAGGCCGCCGTCGCCGATGTCGACCTGCGTACCGAGACCCGTCAGGTGGCCGGGCTCGCCGCCGAGCTGGACGCGGCGCGTTCCCGCACCCGCGCGCTGGAGCTCGAGCTGGTGGAGCTGCTGCGCGGCGAGGAACGCGAGTTCGAGCTGCCGCACGGCCGGGCGCGGGCCGCGGACGTCTCCGAGTGGCTCGCGCGCAACGAGCGCGAGCTCGGGCGCATCCCCGACCGGCTCGACCCGGCGGCGCCGGTGCCCCTGCGGCCGGACGAGCTGGCCGACCTGGTCACGCTGGCCCGGCGGATCCCCCCCGACGAGGCGGCGGCCGCGGGCCGGTCGCTGCCGGATCCGACCGCGCTGCCCGGCGCCACCGCGCTGTCCGCGCTGTTCCACCGGTTGGCCGAGCTGGGCTCCGGTGTGGCCGAGGCGGAGCGCGCCGGGCTGACCGCCACCGCGGTCGATCGGCTGGGCGAGGCCGGGCTCGCCCAGCTGCGCGCCGAGGCCCTGGCCGGCGCGGCGGCGCTGCGCGCGGTCGAGGAGCCGTGGCTGGTGACCCTGCGCGACCAGTGCGGCTCCTCGCCGCGCCTGGCCGACTTCTGGCGCGGCCAGGCGGCGGAGCTCGCGGCGGCTGTCACCGCGCTGCACGCCCTGCACGGCCGGGTGTTCGGGCATACCGCCCAGGTCCCGGGCGGCGACCCCCGGGACCAGCTCCGGCTGCTCGGCGAGCTGCGCGAACGCCTCGCCGGCGGGCGCGGCCTGCCCCGGTTCGGTGGTCGGGAGCTGCGGGAGTTCGCCGAGCGGCTGATCGTCGACGGCTATCCGGCGAGGACGGTCGCCGACCTCGACATCGCGGCCGCGATGATCGAGGCGCGGGTGCGGTCCGCGGCGGCGCTCACCCGTCAGGCCGACATCGCCGTCCAGCTCGGCGCGCCGCCCCTGGCCGAGGGGCCCGGCGGCGGCGAGGCGGGGGTGTTCGTCACGCTGCCCGCCCTCGACGCGGTGAGCGCCGCGATGGCCGCCGCGCTCGACTGGGATCGCGGCCCCGGCCCGGCGCTGGCCGGCCGGCTGCGCGCGGTCTTCCCGGCGCTGCCCGACCGCCCCACCGCCGCGGACCTGCTCGGTCACGCCGAGCTGCTCGAGCTCGCCGGGGCCCGGATCGCGCAGCGGGCCGCCGAGGCCGAGCTCGCCGGCCTGGCCGAGCTGCTGCGGATCGGCCGGCACGCGCCTGAGGCGAGCGTGCTGTGGTCGGAGCTGGCCGAGGCGCTGCGGAGCCGGGATCCCGACGCCTGGGCCCGGGTGTTGGAGGAGTCGGCGCGGCTGTGTGCGCTGCGTCCGGCGGTCCGCCGGCGCGCCGAGCTGGCGGACCGACTCGCCGCGGTGGCCCCGCGCTGGGCCGGGCTGATCCTCGCCGATCTCGGCGATGCCTCCACCTGCGGCGATCCCGGGCAGCTCACCGGCCTGTGGCGGTGGCGGCAGGCCGAGAGCTGGCTCGACGACCTTCACTCCGGTGCCGACGTCCCGGCGTTGCAGCGGCGTCTCGACGATGCCACCGAGAGCGTCCACCGGCTCGTCCTCGAGGTCGCCCGCCGTTCCGCCCGGCTCGCGCTGGCGAACAATCTCGGGCCGGAGCAGCGGCAGGCCCTCACCGGGTGGGTGCAGGCGCTGAGCCGCATCGGCAAGGGGACGGGCCGGTTCGCGGGCCGCTGGCGGGCCGAGGCGCGCGGGCACATGACGGCGGCGATGGGCGCCGTCCCGATCTGGATCATGCCGATCCACCGGGTGATGGAGAGCTTCGACCCCCGGGTGAACGACCCGTTCGACGTCGTGATCGTCGACGAGTCCAGCCAGTGCGACGTGCTCTCGCTCGGCGTGCTCAGCCTGGGCCGCAAGGCGGTCGTCGTGGGTGACGACCAGCAGACCAGCCCGTCGGCCGTCGGTATCCCCCGCGACCGGGTCTTCGCGCTGATCGAGGATCACCTGCCCGACGTCGCGCACCGCTCGCTGCTCGACGTCGAGGCGAGCCTCTACGACACCGCGACACGGGTGTTCCCGCGCACCGTGGTGCTCAAGGAGCACTTCCGCTGCCTGCCGGAGATCATCGGCTTCTCCAACCGGTTCTACGACCACCAGATCCTGCCGCTGCGGGAGACACCCGAGGTCACGGTCGGTCCGCCGCTGCGCCCGGTCCGGGTGGCCGGCGGCGGGCGGGCACCGGGCAGGTTCGGCGACGCCAACGCGGTGGAGGCGGCCGCCGTCGTCGACCAGGTCGTCGACTGCTGTGCCGACCCGGCCTACGACGGGATGACGTTCGGCGTGGTGACCCTGCTCGGCGCCGGCCAGCCCCGGCTGATCGAGCACAGCCTGGTCGAGAAGCTCGGGGAGGAGGAGTACGTCCGCCGCCGGATCCGGGTGGGCGACCCGTACCAGTTCCAGGGGGACGAACGGGACGTCATCTTCGTCTCCGTGGTCGCCGACGACAACCGCTCGGCGGCCACCCGGCGCCGTGACATGCAGCGGGTCAACGTCGCCGCGAGCCGGGCCCGGGACCAGCTCTGGGTCTTCCACACCGTGGCCCCGGAGACGCTGCGCGACGACGATGTGCGCCGCCAGCTCATCGAGTACATGTACGCCGCCCGGGCCCCCGGCGAGGTGGCCCGGCTGCAGGACCTGTGCGAGAGCGAGTTCGAACGGGCGGTGCTGCGCGAGATCCTCGCCCGGGGATTCCGGGTGCGCCCACAGCATCCGGTGGGGCGCTTCCGCATCGACCTGGTGATCGAGGGCGAGAGCGCCCGGATCGCCGTCGAGTGCGACGGGGACCGCTACCACGGCCCGGAGCAGTGGGAGGCCGACCTGCGCCGCCAGCGCGTCCTCGAGCGGCTCGGCTGGACCTTCTGGCGGATCAGGGGCTCGGAGTTCTACCGGCATCCCGCCCGCACTCTCGACGGGCTGTGGCGGCGTCTCGACCAGCTGGGCATCCGCCCGGCACCGGTGAGCCCCACGCCGCCGGACCCGGCACCGCGGGTGCCATGGGCGCCGATCGCCCCGACGGTCCCGACGGCGCGGATCGCGCCGGACACCCAGCCGACCGCCGGCACCCCACCAACCGCCAACATCCCGCCGGCCGCCAACATCCCGCCGACCGCCGGCACCCCGGTCGGCCCGACGGGTCCGGGCGTCCCGCCCGGGGTGCCCTACCAGCGGCCCGAGCCGCCCGGGGAGACCACCGGCACCGGACCGGTGCGCGCGGAACCGACGTCGCACACCGGCCTCAGGTCGGTCGGGGCGGGGAGCGCCGTCCCGGCCGGATACCGCCATGCCGGGTGGGTTCG